Below is a genomic region from Leptolyngbya boryana PCC 6306.
GCTCGAAGAACTACAGGCCAAGCTAGAAGACATTAACCATCTCGTTACGACCTTTCAAACCTCTGTTGCATTGGAGAAATACTATGCGGAGGAGATTGTAATGATTGAAGGAGACGGGACGATCACGACAGGTAAAGAAGCTTGTCGCCAAGGGAGAGCTGTCTTCTTTAACGAGATGTTAGTAGAGTTTAGAGAATCTAGGTTAATCAGTCAGGATGTCGCAGTCTCAGCCGATCAGCGCTATGACTTTGTTGTTATTTCCAATTGGTACAATGACTTCTCTATCCGCTATGGTGATCAGACAATTGACAATAAAATCAACCAACTTTCGATCGGTTATTGGAAAGATGGATTAGTCGTCAGAGAGAGTTATAACTATCCCGTGATTTCAATGCAGACAACAGTATGAGGAACGAATCGATGGCAACCCAGGACATCAGTTCGCAGCAGTTCTACTACGGCACAAAGGCAGACCTGAAGCTAGGAGACCTAATCGAGTCCTGCAATTCTCCGGCAACCGATGTCTACCTCACCCCGATTTTGGATGCAGCCATTTGGGGAGCAGAACTGGCAATCGGTGAAGGTCGCAGCAGAGTCTACCTTGTGGAGCCGCTCGGTTCGATTGAAGCCGCCCCCAAACGAATGGATCAGAAGGCTCCGAAGCATCTGTCGATGTCATACCGCTCCCGCGAGCCGTTGCGGGTCATCAGCGAGGTCACAGAGTGGACGCTTTATCATGGCACACGGGCAGATCTGAAACTGGGGGACTTGATTGAACCTGGCTATCTCTCTAACTACGGTCAGCGAAAGCAGGCGACCTATGTTTATCTAGCAGCCACCTTGGATGCGGCAATCTGGGGGGCTGAATTAGCCATCGGGAAAGGACTCGGCAGAATCTACATTGTGGAACCGATGGGTTCGATCGAGGATGACCCCAATGTGACAGACAAGAAATTCCCAGGGAATCCAACCAAGTCCTATCGATCGCGAGAACCACTGCGGGTCAAGGGCGAGGTTATGGATTGGCAGGGGCACTCTCCAGAAGCGCTCAAGACCATGAAGGAGAACCTTGAGCGACTGAAGCAATTGGGTATTGAGGCGATCGAAGACTGAGTATTGTTACCCCGAAGGTGGTCAGTAGATTTGTGCCCCGTCGCTCCGCAGAGAACGACGCATCCAACGCGAAACGACTGAACGTATCCTGACCATCTCTTTCAGCTTATTCTTGTAAGAAGGCTATTATGCGACCTCGATTGAAGAGATTACAAAGCTTGCCCAAATCTCCAAAGGATTGCTGTATCAATATTTCAGGAACAAAGAGGAGCTATTATCAGCATTCGTCGATCGTCGCATTGAAGATGTACGAATCGGGATGACTGCGGCGAAGCGCAAACGAACGACGGCGGCACATAGAGTATTGGAGGTCAATCGTGTTCAGTAATAATCTCGCAACGCTAACGTTAATCGCCGCAATCGGCAGTGGGATAGTCGCTGGCGTTTTCTTTGCTTTCTCGACTTTCGTAATGCCTGCACTGGCGCGCATCGAACCCGTGCAGGGGATTGCTGCTATGCAATCGATTAATATCACAGCAATCAACCCATTGTTCATGCTGGCGCTGTTTGGCACGGCTGTAGTTTGCTTCCTTCTAGCCATCTTGACCGGGTTGAAGTGGGGTCAGCCTCATTCTGCTTATTTGCCCATCGGCAGTTTGCTCTATCTGATTGGCTCGATTGGGGTCACGATCGCATTTAATGTGCCGTTGAACGATGCCTTGGCAAGCGTCAAACCGAATAGTCCTGAAGGTGCAACATTGTGGTCTAAATACCTGATGAACTGGACATTCTGGAATCATGTGCGAACGATTAGTGCAGCGATCGCAACTTTATTGTTTACGATCGCGTTCTGTACTGTTAAGACAAGAATCCAGGCATGAGGCAAGAAGAAATCTATGTTGAAATTCTACTTTGCTCCGCTCTCCATCAACGCTCGACGGGTTTGGATTGCTTTACTGGAGAAACAGATTCCCTTTGAGCCAATTCTGCTCAACTTGGATGGCGATCAATGCTCCGCAGAGTTTACAAAGATTAATCCTCTACAAAGAGTTCCAGTTGTAATTGATGATGAATTGATACTGGTAGAGTCGCTAGCCATTCTAGATTATTTGGAAGCGCAATATCCAGCGACCGCGCTTCTGCCTCATGATGTTAATGCGATCGCAATTGTCCGTATGATTTGCATGATTTGTCTCACCGATTTACAGCCCGCCACGATCCCCCTGACTAAACAGCTTGTTGGATTGCCTGTTGAGGCGGCAACAGTGCAAACGGCGCAGCAACGCATCATCCAGATTCTGCAATTCTTTGAAGGTCTAGATGACTTGACGGGCAACACTTTTACCCTGGCTGATATTGTGGCAGGAACTCTGGTGAGTTCAGTTCCGATGTTTGGCATTTCGATGGCATCCTTCCCAAAACTCACCGCATGGCTGGAGCGATTATCTGCACGCGAGAGTTTTCAACAAACCGCCCCCTCATCCGACCAGATCCAGGCAGCATTACCGAACCTCAAAAAGATTTTGGAAACCCGATAGAGTACGAAGTAGCAGTTCCCTCTTAGCCATGCGATCGTCAGAGCCATCTATCCAGCAGATTGACTTTAGCAGCCAGCAGACCTCCGATTTTCTGCTGCCACATCCTGCGGTGCTCAAGAGTTGTGGCTGGGAGCAGATCCACTTTGAACATCATCACCAACCGCAGTTCGAGACCCCTGAACATCAAGGCAATTGGCATGTGATTGCGTATTGTCCGTTGATAGAAACAATCCCGCTAGCGTTGAGATCGGGAGAGCGATGGCTGGATGGTCAGTTGAAACGAGAAGCCCGCAATACGGGAGATATTGCAATGATTCCATCGGGTATTGCTCAGCGATGTAATTGGAGCATTGCAGCCGAGTTTACGATCGTGGCACTTGATCCTGCCTTACTCCAGCACATTGGTCAAGATTGGGTGAATCCCGATCGCATTGAACTCATTCCTGCCTTTATGACTCAGCAAGATGCCCTGATCCAAGGGATTGTTTCGACACTGAGAGCAGAAGTCGAAGGGAACAAATTCGGAGGACAACTGCTGGTTGATAGTCTCAGAACAACATTAGCAATCCATCTGCTGCGAAATTATTGCACAACACAACCCAAGAGTTCTGGTGATACAGATGGATTATCGAAACTGAAACTGAGACAGGTGACGGAATATATTCAGGAGAATTTACATCACGACTTAAAACTGATTGAACTAGCTACGATCGCACAAATGAGTCCTTATCATTTCTTACGTCTGTTTAAGCAAACCATGAACATCACGCCGCACCAGTACATTTTGCAGTGCCGGATTGAGAAAGCGAGCATTCTGTTGCGACAAACCGATTTGAGCATTGCTTTGATCGCAACTCAAGTCGGATTTTGCGATCAAAGCCATCTGACGCGATGCTTTAAGCGGGTTTTAGGTGTGACTCCGAAACAAGTGCAGCAAGTCTAATCGCAAGAATGTCCCAAAGCTCGGCAATATTGTTCTATCGTTCTCCACGACAACCTCTCTAAGCTGGGGGCAACGTTGATGAGAGGAGATAGAACATGACGATTTCACTTTGGGGATTAGTAATTTTCATTTTGTGGACGATTGCGATCGTCACTCTATTGCTCGTGGTGAGGATTCGCCATCTTGCTCAGGGCGGCTCCGTCAAAGATTTTGCCACCCCAAACGACGAAAGTCTGCTATGGCGGCTCTATCGATCGCAAGCGAATTTAGTTGAGAACTTACCGTTGTACCTGGGCGTTGTGTTTCTCCTAACAAGCCGGGAAGTGTTTGGAACTGCAATCGATATTCTGATTGTGACCTACATGGGATTTCGGATTTTGCACTCGATCATTCATATTGCACGTCTCAATCCAAACTTTCGAGTGCTCTGCCTATCGATTCAGTTTATTTGCCTAATTGCTTTAACCACTTTAGCGATTCTCTAGATGGGATATACGGAACGCAGAAATTCTGAGCGATTTAGAGTTTGATGTGCTTGAATTGAAGCGTTGACGGAATGAATGAGTGATGAAGCCTGAAGTGATGACTACGGTGATTGCCTTTCAAAGCTAGGTGGAGGGATAAATGTTTATCACCTGCGATCGCCAAAACAAATTGCACAATTTGTAGATGAACTAGGCAGTCATTGTCTACCAACATACGATCCAACTTCCGATGAGGAGAACGACCATGATTGAAATCATTGAAGCTCAAATTACTGAGATTGAAGAACGGCTCAGGCAGGCAATGCTCACCTCGGATGTGCGCGTCTTAAATGAACTTCTTGCTCCAGACATCATCATTATCAGTCATCGGGGAGAATTGTTGAAGAAGCAAGACGATCTGGCTGCCCACGAATCAGGAGCGTTTCAGTTCCATGATTTGAATCCGTCTGAGCGCCAGATTCAAATCTGTGGAGAAGTCGCGATCGTGTCTGTCCGAATGCAAATTGTCGGGAGCTACCAAGGTAGTGCTGCTAATGGTGATTTTCGATTTACTCGTGTTTGGGCACACACTGAGCCGGAGATTTGGCAGATTGTTGCGGCTCATATTAGTCAAGTCGCTTGAAGAACAGAGGACAGTCCAATGTCTAGTACTACGCTGATTCGGTTAGGCGGACTCGCAGCAGTCCTTGCAGGCATCCTTCGCGCAGTCAACTCGTTTGTCCCCGCTGATGCTTCTAGTGGTACAGTTGCAATGCTTTACCTCCTGACAGATCTCTTCATCTTATTTGGAATCTTTGGCATGTATGGATTTCAGCATCAAGAGTCTGGACTATGGGGATTTTTCGGATTTCTACTTGCAACCATTGGCATTGTGATCATCCGTACAGGAACCCTAGCCGGAGTCAGTCTGTACTCGATCGGAGCATTGACATTCTCTGTGGGTCTGAGTTTATTTGCAGTTGGCTCTTGGCGAGCCAGAAAGCTACCCAAGTGGGTTTCTAGCTTCTGGCTAATCTCCGTAGTAGTAGGGATCGTCGGCTATTTTGCGGCAGGTTTCAGCCTATTGTTTGCCATCTCTGGAGTCATCTTCGGAATTGCTTTTGCTGGAGCAGGTTTCAAGATTAGGTCAGTAATGGGTGGGTATAAGAACTCGAATTGGAAATCTTGCGATGACTGATTTTTATGATCAACTTGCGCCCTTTTATCACATTATCTATGGCGATTGGGAAGCTGCAATCTCACTTCAAGCGGCTCAGCTATCCCAAATCATTCGATCGCACTGGAGCGAAGCACACACCCTTTTAGATGTTTCCTGTGGTATTGGAACGCAGACACTCGGATTAGCGGCGCAAGGATATCGGGTAACTGCTTCTGACCTTTCTGTTCAGGAGATCGATCGCGCTCAGCAAGAAGCCAAAGCCCGTCATTTAGACATTCGTTTTTCGGTTTGCGACATGCGGACTGCTTACGATCGTCATCAAGCTCAATTTGATGTGGTACTGTCGTGCGATAATTCGATTCCTCATTTGCTTAGCGATGCGGAGATTCTCACTGCGCTTGGTCAAATGTATCGGTGTACCCGTCCGGGTGGCGGTTGCCTACTCACGATTCGGGATTACGACAAAGAACCACGAGGCACAGGAATTGTCAAACCTTATGGGATTCGTGAAGCCGCAGGGAAACGCTATTTGGTGTTTCAAGTGTGGGATTTTGTCGATGAGGTTTACGATTTGTCCCTGTATTTCGTAGAGGATGATCAACAGAGTGATCGTGCGACGACAACGGTGATGAGATCGCGCTACTATGCGGTGAGTCCAACCCACTTGATGCAGTTGATGGCACAAGTTGGCTATCGTTCAGTGACTCGGTTGGATGATCAGTTCTTTCAGCCCGTCTTGATTGGAACCCGATGAATTGCACAACAGGAACGCCGCAGGGATTAACAGAGCAAGACTGAGGTGGAGGAGTTTGAGGGCGGGCAGGAGGGCTTCAGAAGCTCGTGTGTCAGCTTTAGCAGGTCGAGGGTGAGCTTCAGAAGAGGAGCGGGGGTATTGC
It encodes:
- the arr gene encoding NAD(+)--rifampin ADP-ribosyltransferase, with translation MRVISEVTEWTLYHGTRADLKLGDLIEPGYLSNYGQRKQATYVYLAATLDAAIWGAELAIGKGLGRIYIVEPMGSIEDDPNVTDKKFPGNPTKSYRSREPLRVKGEVMDWQGHSPEALKTMKENLERLKQLGIEAIED
- a CDS encoding anthrone oxygenase family protein, yielding MFSNNLATLTLIAAIGSGIVAGVFFAFSTFVMPALARIEPVQGIAAMQSINITAINPLFMLALFGTAVVCFLLAILTGLKWGQPHSAYLPIGSLLYLIGSIGVTIAFNVPLNDALASVKPNSPEGATLWSKYLMNWTFWNHVRTISAAIATLLFTIAFCTVKTRIQA
- a CDS encoding glutathione S-transferase family protein — encoded protein: MLKFYFAPLSINARRVWIALLEKQIPFEPILLNLDGDQCSAEFTKINPLQRVPVVIDDELILVESLAILDYLEAQYPATALLPHDVNAIAIVRMICMICLTDLQPATIPLTKQLVGLPVEAATVQTAQQRIIQILQFFEGLDDLTGNTFTLADIVAGTLVSSVPMFGISMASFPKLTAWLERLSARESFQQTAPSSDQIQAALPNLKKILETR
- a CDS encoding AraC family transcriptional regulator, with product MRSSEPSIQQIDFSSQQTSDFLLPHPAVLKSCGWEQIHFEHHHQPQFETPEHQGNWHVIAYCPLIETIPLALRSGERWLDGQLKREARNTGDIAMIPSGIAQRCNWSIAAEFTIVALDPALLQHIGQDWVNPDRIELIPAFMTQQDALIQGIVSTLRAEVEGNKFGGQLLVDSLRTTLAIHLLRNYCTTQPKSSGDTDGLSKLKLRQVTEYIQENLHHDLKLIELATIAQMSPYHFLRLFKQTMNITPHQYILQCRIEKASILLRQTDLSIALIATQVGFCDQSHLTRCFKRVLGVTPKQVQQV
- a CDS encoding MAPEG family protein, yielding MTISLWGLVIFILWTIAIVTLLLVVRIRHLAQGGSVKDFATPNDESLLWRLYRSQANLVENLPLYLGVVFLLTSREVFGTAIDILIVTYMGFRILHSIIHIARLNPNFRVLCLSIQFICLIALTTLAIL
- a CDS encoding nuclear transport factor 2 family protein, which gives rise to MIEIIEAQITEIEERLRQAMLTSDVRVLNELLAPDIIIISHRGELLKKQDDLAAHESGAFQFHDLNPSERQIQICGEVAIVSVRMQIVGSYQGSAANGDFRFTRVWAHTEPEIWQIVAAHISQVA
- a CDS encoding class I SAM-dependent methyltransferase, which translates into the protein MTDFYDQLAPFYHIIYGDWEAAISLQAAQLSQIIRSHWSEAHTLLDVSCGIGTQTLGLAAQGYRVTASDLSVQEIDRAQQEAKARHLDIRFSVCDMRTAYDRHQAQFDVVLSCDNSIPHLLSDAEILTALGQMYRCTRPGGGCLLTIRDYDKEPRGTGIVKPYGIREAAGKRYLVFQVWDFVDEVYDLSLYFVEDDQQSDRATTTVMRSRYYAVSPTHLMQLMAQVGYRSVTRLDDQFFQPVLIGTR